The genomic stretch ATAAATATCATAGAGCGTAATATTTTCGGGCGGCCTTGAGAGTCTCATGCCGCTTACGCCCCGCGAGACATCAACGAGTCCGGCAGCTTTGAGCCGTGATATTATCTGCCTGATGATTACGGGGTTAGTATTTACGCTTGACGCAATGAAATCGCTTGTTACGTTTTGTGAGTCCTGAAAGTAATCTATGCACGTCAGAATATGAACAGCAACAGCGAATCTTCCTGAGATCTGCAAATTTTATCCCCTCAATAAAAAAAGACTTCCGGCCATTATAACCGAAAGCCTTTGTGATTTGCTGTTTTCTTTGATTACTCGCTGAACAATGCGCCCGCACTCATCTCAAGATATGCTTCTCCGCTGTAACCCGGGAATGCTTCCTTGACCGCTGAAATAAATTCTGCCCTGTTCTTTGATGTCTTTGCAGTCTTAAGCACTTTCTCAAGATACGCGATTTTCTCATCAACGGCTTCTTTTCCTTCCGGCGCGTTATGACTCGTGAGGATTAATGAGTAGCCTTTGTCCTTGTAGCCTTTAAGCTCTGATATTTCGGCCTCAATGTAGGGAATCGCCGGGAGAATGTTATGAGTCTTCGAGCCCATCATATGACGGTAAACAGTATTTATTGCAGGGATATATATTCCGTAGCCCTCGCCGTCAGACTCATGGAGAATCACGAAATCCATTCCCGCAAGTTTCACCGTGTCGCCTTCCTTGATGATTTCAGTCTTGACGGGCAAATCTTCCGCAACTTTATCGCCTGCCGCCTTAATGAAGCTCTGAGTCAGATTCCAGACGCTTCCGCCTTCAGCCCAGCTTTTGAGCGCGGTATCTGTCGCGTAAATCTTCACATCGCCGTATGACTTATAGCCGTTGGGATGATACGAGAAAAGCGCACCCGCTAAAGGTTTTCCCAACGACGCAATATATTCCGCAAACGCTTTGACGTTCTCACGGTATGCAGTCGACTCTACCAGCACGAGTCCTTCAGGAGATTCGACAACGTAGCAGTAATCATTCATGTTGTCGCCTGTTCCGTATGCATGAAGTTTCACTCCGCCGTCAAAATTCGTTACGCTCATATTCCCGACGCTGACTCCATTTGCGAACGCTGAACCCGAAAGCACCATAACCGCCAATAATGCCGCAAAAATTTTCCTCATCATTAATTACTCCTTCACTACTGAAATTCTCTGCCTGATGTGTTTTCCGCTGACAGCCTCATCAATCATAGCGATCGCGTAATCCGCATAGCTTATGACACTCTCGCCCTTTGCGTTGAACGTAAGCTCCTCGCCCGCAAGAATGTATTTCCCGGTCCGTTCTCCTTCAGCCTGAAAATCTGACGCGGGACTAATGTACGTCCATTTCACATCATCGCGCTTGCGTAACTCGCTCAATGCTTTAGCCGCTGCTGTAGAGACCGGCATATATATTTCGGGGAATCCTTCTGTCTGAAAATACTGCTTTGTGTGTTCCTTGTTGACGTAGAGACTTCCTGCCCCGCCGATAATCAGTAACCTTGTCTCACTCCCTGAAAGAGCATCGCACAAAACCTTCTGCGTGTCGCTGTAAAGGTGAAGCGTTGAAGGCTCCCATGCTCCGAAAGCGTCAATCACAACATCAAATCCCCGGAGATCTTCCGCCTTAATGTCAAGAATGTCTTTCTTGATTGTGTGAGGGGCGTTAGTCTTGTTTTCACCGCGCACTACCGCCGTAACATCAAGCCCGCGCTTTAATGCCTCGTCAACAATAAGCCGTCCCGCTTTGCCGTTCGCGCATACTACCGCAACTTTCATCCGCAAAATTCCTCCTGTAAATGTGATTGTTACACTGCAAATTTTACCGCGTCATGATGTAATGTCAACAGTTACATTAACAGCACACCGAAAATTTCACCGTCAAGAGTCTTCCGCCGCATTCGCTGTTCATGAAGCACAAAAAAATCCCCTCGGCATTTCACCGGGGGGACTCTGTTATATTTTTGACGCGCCGCTAGTCTCTTCTCTTCCCGAAAATTCTTATCAGGTACAGGAACAAGTTGATGAAGTCAAGATACAATGCAAGCGCACCCATCACCGCGACTTTTCCGGCGGCCTCATCGTCAGTCATTCCGGCACTGTCAGCAATGGATTTGATTTTCGCCGTGTCGTAAGCCGTCAGACCCATGAATATTATGATGCCCATAACACTTATCACTGTCTCAGCCGCTGTTGACCCAACGAACATATTAATCACCATCGCGATAATCAGCCCCCAGAGTCCCATGTGGAGGAAGCTCCCCCATGATGTTATGTCGCGTTTCGTGTACATCGCGTAGACGCTCATAGCTCCGAACATTCCCGCCGTCGACAAAAACGCCGTGTATACGCTCTCCTGCGTGTAGACAAGAAGCACAGCCGAGCAGGTTATCCCGTTGAGTATGCTGTAGAGTCCGAACAGTAACAGCGATGTTGAGGCCGAATGCTTTGCAATTGTGGCGGACAGGTACATCACGAGTCCGATTTCAGCAATTGCTACAATAATTAGCGGGGCGAGTGATGTGTAGAACATCTGAAGCAATGCCGGGACGGAAACTGTAAGCCATGCCGTTAATGATGTGAGGATGAGTCCAAGTGCCATATACTGATATACTTTGCGGAAAAGCGCGTTGACTGCTTCGAGGCTTGACGCTCCCGCCGCGTAGGGTGAGTAGCTCTCATACTGCGCCATAATGTTATCTCCCTTTCGTGTAAAATATTACGGCTATATTCTAGCAGAAATCATAAAATTCTAATGTGAAGGTGAAAAATCTTGCCGACAAAGAAAAATGATGTCCGCGAAATGACTCGCAGCGGGTACGAAAGATTGTCCGAGGAACTGACTAACCTGCGTACAGTGAGACGGCTTGAAGTCGCAAAACAGTTAGAGGAAGCCCGCGCCTTTGGTGATTTGAGCGAGAATGCAGAATACGCCGCGGCCAAAGAGGAGCAGGCCAAACTTGAGGACAGGATACACGATCTTGAGGAGACACTCAGCAAAGTAACAGTAATCGATGAGGAGAAACTCGACACGACAAGGGCAGGAGTCGGACTCAGAGTAACAATCAAAGATTTAGACCATGAGGGAAAACAGTACACATACGAAATTGTAGGCTCTGAGGAATTATCCGGGGCTGCTGTGTCAGCGTCAGGCATTCAGAGAATATCACAGAAGAGTCCCGTAGGCCAGGCGGTAATCGGCCATGTTGTCGGCGATGAAGTTATCGTGAAGATTCCCAGAGGAACAAGACGGCTCAGAATCGCGGCGATAGAGAAATGATAATACGTCCGAGAAGGCTCCGCGTTACTCAGGCAATCCGCGACATGACAGCCGAGACACGTTTAGCCCCGTCAATGTTCGTTTACCCTGTGTTTGTTCGCGAGGGTCATAACATAATCGAGGACATTCCCGCGATGCCCGGGCAGAAACGCTACAGCCCCGACACTTTGCCCGTGATACTCGAACGAGCTGTGAAGGCCAAAATCGGCGGGGTGTTATTATTCGGAATCCCTGAGCATAAAGACCCGGAAGGTTCTTCAGCTTGGAGGGATGACGGCGTAATTCAGACCGCAATACGGACGGCAAAGCGCGAATTTCCCGGCCTGACAGTAATCGGCGATGTGTGCCTCTGCGAATATACATCTCACGGCCACTGCGGACTCCTCAACGGCGAGACTGTCGACAATGACTCAACCCTCGAAATTTTAGCGCGTGTAGCTGTCTCACAGGCTAGGGCGGGAGCGGATATAGTCGCACCTTCTGACATGATGGACGGACATACGCGGGCAATCCGTGAGGCTCTCGACAATTCCGGGATGCCTGACACGCTGATTATGTCCTACGCGGTGAAGTATGCCAGCGCGTTTTACGGGCCATTCCGTGAGGCCGCGGGGTCTGCTCCGTCATTCGGGGACAGGAAAACTTACCAGATGGATCCCAGAAATGTCCGCGAGGCCGTAAAAGAAGCACTGCTTGACGTTCAGGAAGGTTCAGACATTATCATAGTGAAGCCGGGCCTTCCGTATCTTGATGTTCTGAAGACGGTGAAAGAGGCCGTGAATATTCCTGTAGCGTCTTACTGTGTCAGCGGTGAATACTCTATGATGAAGGCGGCGTGTTCAAACGGCTGGCTGAACGAGAGAAATATAGCGATGGAGTCGGCGGTGTGTTTGGCGAGGGGGGGAGCGGATATTATTATCACGTATTACGCTCTTGACCTTGCCGGATGGATACAGGAAAAATAACAGACGAAAAATTTTGCCCCGGCGCAAGCTCCGCCCCTATGGGTACAGCCGCAAAACCGGGGGCAATTTCTTTCTTACAGTCCGAAAACTTTCCGGGCCTCCGTCATATTTTCGCGTATCTTCACGCCGAAAGGACAACGCTTTTCACACGCCCCGCATTTCACGCACTCCCCGGCGTGATGTTCCAACACCCTGTAATGCTCCCTGACTGTTTCGGGGATATTTTTGTTTCCTCCGGCCTGAGCTAGGTTGAGGAATTTTGTTACGGACGCAATATCTATCTTCACCGGGCAGGGCTGGCAGTGTGAGCAGTACATGCAGTGTCCCTCCCAGCTAATTTTCGGGAATGACGCGAAAGCAACGGCGTAATCTCTCTCACTCTCTGAGGCTGACTCATACGCGATTGATGTCTGTAACTGTTCGACACTGTGCGCCCCCGCCAAAACGCAAGCCACAGCAGGACGGCTCAAAGCGTAGGCTATGCACTGACTGACGGTCAAAGCCGCTCCCGCCGGAGACATTTTCGCGCTCAACAAGTCTCCGCCCCCGAAACATTTCATGACGGTGATTCCGACTCCAAGACGCTGGCATGTCTCGTACAATTTCTGCCGCTCCGGGTTCATGTTCGTGAGGTGAACGGCGTAATTCTCATCCCTCCATAGGTCTTCTACGTCCTCGCTTGCGGGCTGAAGGTCATAGCACGGATTCACGCTGAACATCAGCACTTCAACCGCTCCCGACTCAACTGCCTTCAGTGCAACCTGCGGATTATGGGAGCTTAGGCCGATATGATGAATTTTCCCGGCGGCTTTCAGTTCGCGGGCGTAATCAAGAATCCCGTTGCGTAAAATTTCGTCCCAGTCGCTCAAAGCATCGCAGTAGTGAATCATTCCCACGTCAACAAAATCAACGCCGAGAAGCCTTAATGACTCCTCAAATCCTGCTTTCGTCTCAGAAAGATTCCGAGTCCGCAAATATTGTCCGTCCTTCCACACGGAGCAGATATGAGACTGGATGATGAATTTCTCCCTGCGCCCCTTTAGAGCATGGCCGATCGCTGAACGTAACTGCGGGTCTGGCGAGTAAAGGTCAAAATAATTCACGCCGGATTCCTCTGCTGTGTCGAAAAGTTTGGCGCACATGCTGTAATTGTCCTCAGTCATTCCCTCACAGCCTAACGCTATTTCGCTGACGGTGAGTCCTGTTGACCCTAATTCGCGGTAAATCATGAAAATTTTTCCCCCTCTGGAATTTTCCGGCCATTATAGCGCGTTTGAGGGGGGATTAAGCAAATGACTACAAATCGTAGCCGTGAAGCGGAAAAGGGAATCTTCATGACTTTCATTTTCTTCACCTGAGATATTTCAGAGCCGCCCGTTTTCCTGTAGGCGAATATTGCAGGGCGGTTGTCTGCATGAACGTAAAGCCGGGTCTCTGTGATATTCTTTTCTGTGCTGAGATACTTCAGAATTTCGCGGAGCATTTCAGAGCAGAAGCCCCTGCGCCTGTATTTGTCCGATACAAAGACATTGACAATAAGCGCGTCTGTGATGTTTACGCTGAACCCACCGTATTTTCCGCCCCTGTATATTATTCCTATAGTGCCTGCAAGATTTCCGTCTTCTGCCCTCAATCCGAAAAATTCACCAGAACCCGGGCTTTCTATGAGATATTTACGCAGCACACCCACTTGATAAGGAGGAAAATTTTCCTTCTCGAAATCCCTGATACTCTCCGCAGATAATTTTTCTATCCAAATATTTTCAGCGGAAGCAGGAAGTTTTCTGTAATTCTCCGTGAGAAATGACATGATCAGAAATTTATTGTATACGACAATACCGCGCCCGAACACATGAAAATAAAAGCCGTTTTTCCCGGTAGTCGCAACATGCAGTATTTTGCTGAGGCATTTTTTCAGCCATGAGAGACAATAAGGTGCTGTGCTGATTATGGGTGGCCATTTTTATTTTTCAAGCTCCTTTCTGATGATTTTTTTGTATGAGTATAACATTCAGCGTTTTGTGCAGTGAAGATGTTTCACGGCCTCGCGGAACTGTTCGGGAATTTCTGAGTGCTTCAGGTCTTTGACGGCTGAGTCGCTTCCGGCCTCGCAGGCTTTTTCGTAGTACCAGCATTTATACTCTATCACGCCGAGAATGCTCTTCAGATTCTCAAGCTCCTGCTTCAGAATCTCGCGGCGTTTTCTGAATATCTCAAGCCTTGCGGGTAATGCTCCTTTTTTGCCGTCCATGTCGATGAACTTCCTGATGTCCTTTATCGACAGCCCGGAGCGTTTCAGGCAGTCAATCAGCCGCAGCTGTGCGTAATCCTCATCCGTGAATATCCGTATGTTGTTGCCGTCGCGCTTCAGGTTGGGAAGGAGTCCCTGCTTGTCGTAATATCTCAGTGTTGACGCAGGAAGCCCGGTAAGCTCCGACATGTCTTTAATCGTGTAAGGCAAAATTTATCACTCCGATGTTGTGTGAGATGAGATAATTTTAACGCCTTCAACTTGACTTGAGGCACTCGCAGATTATCCCGTCAATTTCCGCAGGGCTGTATGCTGTATCACATACCCATTCGCCATATGTCTTGGGTCTGTCAAGTAAACTGTGTATGAGATTTTTCTATGCCACTTTCGGGAAACGATCAGCGTATGGAGTAATGTCAAAATTTTTTCTCGCCATTGTTCAGCCTCCTTTAACGCCTGTGATTTGTGCGCGGTGATATTATAATCAAACACATTCCACAACACTAAGGAGGAATCATCACAGCAATGTACAAGTTAATCTGCAAAATTCTCGCGCTGGCGTTCGTATGTTCTCCGGCATTCGCTGACGAACCCGCCGGGGCAAAACGTCCCCTAGCGAAATTCGAGACCTCAATGGGAGATTTCACCATCGAGCTATATTCCGACCTTGCGCCCAACACCGTAACCAACTTCATCACATTAGCCCGCAAAAATTTCTATGACGGCGTAATCTTCCACAGGGTAATCGACAACTTCATGATTCAGGGCGGAGACCCTACCGGGACAGGCAGAGGCGGACCGGGCTACGCTATCCCCGATGAGTTCGGCGAGGGGCTGAAGCATGACGCGCCCGGGATTCTCTCGATGGCCAACGCTGGCCCTAACACAGGCGGCTCACAGTTCTTCATTACGCTTGTTCCGACTCCGTGGCTTGACGGACATCACGCGATTTTCGGGCATGTTGTTGACGGTATGAAAGTCGTTGAGAAGATCGGCCATGTGAAAACTGACAGGCAGGACAGGCCGGTGAAGGAAGTAACAATCAAGACAATCACAATTGAGGAGTAAGCCATGAACAGGAAAGTATACGTAACACGCGCCCTTCACACCTCCGTAATGAAAGCCCTCGGAAATATCTGCGAGTATGACGTGAACAATGAAGACCGCCTGGCCACACATGACGAACTCGTGAACGCCGTCAAGAATTACGCGGCCATTATCACAATGCTGAACGATCCCATTGACGCGGAATTGATTTCGCAGGCCGGGCCGGATCTCAAGCTCATCGCGAATTACGGAGTCGGCTTCAACAACATTGACGTAAAAGCGGCAACCGAGAAAGGAATCTACGTAACAAACACTCCTGACGTACTCACGGACGCAACAGCGGATACAGCGTTCACACTAATGTTCGCGGCGGCTCGGCGGGCGATCGAGGGAGATTACATTGTGCGTAATGAGTCGTTCGCGTGGGCACCCAAATACATGCTGGGATATGACATCACCGGGCGCACAGTCGGCATAATCGGTGCGGGCAGAATCGGGACTAATTTCGGAATAAAGGCCGCAAGAGGCTTCAACATGAAGGTGCTTTACTACAGCCGGAGGACATCGCTTCACCTTGAGTCAGTCGGGGCGCAGAGAGTCGGACTTGAGGAATTATTAGAGCGGTCTGACTTTGTGAGCATTCATTTACCGCTGACAGACGCAACACGCCACATGATAGGCGCAAAGGAACTCGCGAAAATGAAGCCGGACGGAATCCTCATCAACACATCGCGAGGCCCTGTAATCGATGAGAAAGCATTAGCGGACGCGCTCGCACGTCATGTTATCGCCGGGGCAGGGCTTGACGTTTACGAGAATGAACCCAACGTAGAACCCGCGCTGAAGACTCTGCGGAATGTCGTATTGCTTCCTCATATCGGGACGGCTACATTCGGCACCCGCAAGGAGATGGGCTTCATGGTGATACGGAACATTGAGGCCGTATTCGCCGGGAAAGAGCCTCCGCAGATGGTGAGAGTTTCATGAATGCTGAGGAACTGAGGAAATTATTGCTGCCCCGCCCGGAGGACATGCACAAAGGATTCCGGGGAAGGCTGCTTATTGCCGGGGGGTCATTGCGTTATCCCGGCGCCCCTGCTTTGAGCGCGCTGGGTGCTTTGAGGAGCGGAGCGGGAGTCGTAACCCTTCTGTCGTTGCAGAGTGTCTGCACTGTATGCGCTGCCCGTCTTCCTGAGGTGATTTACTGCTTTGATGATGACGCGTTCCGCTGGAAGGACGTAGCATTAGCACAGAAAAATATTGATGCTCTCGTGATTGGGCCGGGGCTTGACCGCAGTGTAGCCGCTGAGATTTTCACGTCCCGAATGTGGCGGGAATGGCCTGCGAAAATTCTTGTTGACGGGGACGGCCTGAACGCTTTAGCCTCATCGCGTGATGACATGAAACACAGGGCGGACGCTGTATTGACTCCTCATGAGGGGGAAGCTGGGCGGCTGTTAGGGATTCCAACGGCGCAGGTTCATGAGGACAGAGCCGGGGCAGTCCGTGAATTGTCCGAAAGATGGGGCTGTGTCGTGCTGAAGGGACATCATACGCTGATAGCCTCCGGGGAAAAGTTCGCAGAGATTCCCTACGGCGGGCCGGAATTGTCGGTGCCGGGGTCGGGCGATGTCCTGTCCGGGTGTATAGGGGCGTTCATGGCCGGGGGGCTTGAGGCGTTCGAGGCGGCTGTTCTTGGAGCGTCAGTACACGGCCTTGCGGGTGAACTTCTTGCGCGTGAAGGTGTTGACGGTGTATTAGCGTCAGAAATCGCCAACATGATTCGCAGAGTCATTCATGGCCTGAGAGCTGGAAAATGACGTACAGACGAAAGCGCGTTGACTGGGACGCAGAAATCCGAAAGACTGAGAATATCCGCCGGAAAGGTTTATTGATGAGCGTGCTTAGTTTCGGAATGGCTGTAGCGTTCATATTCGGGATAAGCCGTTCAACGGGGGCTGATGTCGAAATTCCCCGGACGGTTTTATTTGCCGTGATATTCTGCGTGTCATGCGTTGTACTCCGCGTAATCATGAAGCACCGTGCCGAAAAACGCAGCCGCAAAAATGATGACTGAGTCAGGAATCTACATATCCCGCTCGGAGGAGGACACCCGGAAATTCGGCCATGATTTTGCCGGGACTCTTTCGGGCGGTGATGTCGTTCTCCTTTTCGGGGACTTAGGCGCGGGGAAAACGGTATTTGTGCGGGGAGTGTGCGAGGCTTTCGGGATTTCGGGAGTCCGCAGTCCTTCTTTCACGCTGGTGAATGAGTATGAGTCGCCGTCCGGGATTTTCGTCATTCATGCTGACTTGTACAGGCTTGACCCTGACGGAGTGAGCGCAACGGGACTCGATGAATACGCCGGGGATGATGACAGTATTCTTTTTGTCGAATGGCCTGACAGATGGACGAATCCCCCGGCAAATTCGGTGAGGGTATATTTTGAGTCGACAAGCGAGAACGAACGCAGAATCAGAGTCGAAAGGGGGATTTCACGGTGAATATTCTTGCGGTTGAATGCTGCCTGAAACTTACGGGGGCGGCGTTGTCTGTTGACGGGAAAATTTCCGGCAGTGTACAGGAGGATTGCGGACGTAAGCAGACATCAGAGCTTCCCCGGATGTGTGAGTCTCTCATTCACGGCGCGGGACTCACATGGCCGGACTTGGACTATATCGCCCTCACGAACGGCCCGGGATATTTCACTGGTATACGGGTCGGAGCGGCTTATGCTTCCGGGATTGCTTACGCTTCAGGCGCGGAGGTTATTCCCGTCTCAACATTAGAGCTTCTCCCGTACACCTACAGGAAGACTCACGGCGGGGGCGGTAAAATTCTGACGGTGATATACGCCGGACACGGTTTCGTTTATGCCTCGTGTGAAGGATTCTTGAAGGCCGGGGAATATTCACATGAGTCGGTTCTCTCGTGGCTTGGTGAAAATCCTGACGCTGTAACAATCTCCGATGACCCCGAACGCACAGCCCTTGACGCTGAAATTTTGCGTGTCAAGCCTGATGTAACGGACTTGTGCGAGATTGCCCGCTGTAATCTGAACATGTCAGTAAGTCCCGGAAGTCTCAAAATCTGCTACTATCGCGCCCCGCAGGGCGTAAATTAACAGGAAGGTTGATACAAATATGAATGTTGCGTTGATTGTTGATTGTGTGCTGGGAATTATCCTGATATTTTTCCTTTACCGGGGACTCATCAACGGTTTTTCCGGCGAGGTTATCGGGCTTGTAGGGTTCTTTGTGAGTACGTTCTGCGCGTGGAAATTCTGCGACCCTGCCGCGGAGCTTGCTATGCGCTATATCAATGACCCGAATTTTGACCGCAATATGCTGTCCCTTGTCTGCTCGCTGGGAATTTTCTTCACGGTTCAGATTATATTCGCGGTTATCAGCTTGATTCTGTCATATGTCGTGAAGGTTACGCGGCTTTCCGTTACGGATCATGTTTTCGGGATGATTGCGGGCTTCCTGAAGGCCGCTTTTATCACGGTGATAGTGTACGCGCTCCTGTCATCATTCCCGAAATTGATTCCGACTGAATGGATGTCTCAAAGCTGGTTCATGAAGGGAGCTTCTTTTGTGTGGCCGCCAGTCCGGGACTTGTTGCAGGAACACGGCATAATAGACTTCACTGCGCTGACGGGCGGAATGTAGATGATAATATCAGACAGCACAGCAGAAATATTAGAGCTGGGAAAAAACTTGCTCCCCTTCCGTGAAAGACTGCGAGGCGGATTAGGGGAGTTAATTTTGTCATCGCTGAAACCCGCCGGGGATTTCGACTCTCTCCGTGAACGCTCGAAATTATTGCGCGAATGGCTCGACATGACCGACCACAGCGGGGAGTTTGCGTTCAGCGCGGGACTTGACGCAGTGTCGGTGATGTTCCCGGGCGCGAAAAGGAGCGGAATTTTGTCGGGCGAGGAACTATTGAAGGTTCGTGCCGTCCTCAATTGCGCGAAAAGAATCCGTGAAGGACTCGCGGAAGTCTCGAAAGATTACGGGGCTGTTGACGCACTAAGACGGAGCATAGGAGATTTCACGCCGGAGATTGACGCTCTGAATGTTGTTGAGGACTCCGGCAGACTCTCGGACAACTCATCGCACCGGCTCTCAGTCATCCGGGAGGAACTCGAAAATCTCAAGCGTACAGGCAGACGAATCGCGCAGAAACTTCTTGAGGACTCCGACATCACCAACATGTTGCAGGAACGCTCGCTGTCATGGCGTGAAGGTAGATTCTTGATGCTGGTACGTCAGGAATATATCAACCGATTTCCGGGGCTTGCTGTTGAACGTTCAGCGTCAGGAAATTCCGTATACATGGAGCCGAAATCATTATCACGAGTCAACAACGATTTAATCATCAAGACAAAGGACGAGCAAGACGAGGAAGGATTAATCCTTCTCGAACTCACTCGAAAAATTTTGTCCCGCGAAAATGCCATCATCAACGCCGAAAAAGTAATAGGAACGTTAGACCTTCTATGTGTCTGCGATGATTTAATCCGTAATAAACACTGGGTAATCCCGGAGCTGTCAGCAAAAAAATTCTTCCGTCTCATTGATACCCGTCATCCAATGCTCAAAGATAAGGCCGTCCCTGTTTCAGTGTCATGCGGCGAAAACTTTTCGACACTCGTCATCACAGGCTCAAACACGGGCGGGAAAACAGTAACCCTCAAAACTGCCGGGGTAATGATCGCTCTTGCGTGGATGGGACTCCCTTTGCCTGCGCGGGACGGTACAGCAATCGGGACATTTGACGCGATATTTGAGGACATCGGCGATGAACAGAGCATAGAGCAGAATTTATCGACATTCAGCGCGCACCTTCAGAAGATCATTCACATTCTCAGGGAGGCGACAGACTCATCACTCGTTTTGCTTGACGAACTCGGAGCAGGCACAGACCCTCACGAGGGAGCCGCGTTAGGCGTGGCGATTCTTGAGACGCTGAAGCAAAAAGGCTGTATCACCCTCGCAACAACCCATCACAATCCCATAAAGCAGTATGCATTGACGACAGAAGGAGTCGAGACAGCCAGCATGGAATTTGACATACAGAAATTACAGCCGACATACAGACTCTTGATGGGCATTCCCGGACGGAGCAGCGCATTATTGATTGCACGGCGTTACGGAATGCCGGAGGAAGTATTGAGACTGGCGCAGGGGGAATTAGACTCGCGGGAAGTTACAGCTGAGGACATAATGAGCGAGCTTAACGAACGAAAAGCCGCCCTTGACACAGCAGAAAGACAGGTACACACGGCCATGAAGGAAGCGGAAGACCTCAAGCGGGCGTATCAGTCAAGAGTGAAGGAGATTGACACTCAGCGCGACAAAATCATGCAGGCCGCAGACCGTAAAGCCGAAAAATTTATCTCACAGGCTGAGGAAACATCAAAGGAAATTATACGCAGTGTTGAAGAGTCAGCAAGGGACATCGCCCGGAAAGGCTACAACGTGAAAAGAAGAGAGCTAAAAACTTTGCGCGGGGTAATCGACAAACGGCACCAGAAACGCACCGAGCGCGAAATTCAGAACAGCCCGAAACCCTTTGAGCCTGCACCCGGAGTTACAGCGATGGTAGCAGGAAGCGGCATTGTAGGAATCATCAACGAGATTCGCAACGGACGCGCCTACATGACCGCCGGGCCTATGAGCGTTGACGTTCCATTGAGCCAGCTTATTGCCACCGACAAGAAAGCACAGGTCGCGACTCCTCCTGCTGACACAACGAGACTCCCCCGCCCTGAAACAGTCCCGTCGTCCATAATGGTGCGGGGAATGCTCGTAGCTGAGGCACTGCCCCTAGTGGCGAGCTATCTCGATAAGGCGTACAGGTCGAATCATTCTGTTGTTACTGTGATTCATGGCCGGGGTGAAGGAATTTTGCGGAGAGAAGTACACGCGCTGCTGTCGAGGCTGAATTACGTCAAAAGCTATCGGCTTGGCTCTGAGGGTGAAGGGGGCTACGGAGTAACAATAGTAGAGTTCAAATAGGGCGTAAATCCCGCGCCTAACATGATACAATGACAATCAACAAATTAATCCCAGCAAAGGAGGAAAAATTTACCACATGTACAAACCCATAAAGGTGAACAAAGATACATGGTGGCTCGGAGTGAATGATCATGAGACTGACTTGTTCGAGTCTCTCTGGCCATTGCCGCAGGGAGTCGCCTACAACGCTTACGCCGTACTAGGGACGACAGCAACCGCCGCGATTGACACGGTGAAAGGCCCGTACCTTGACGATTACGTGAACAAGCTGACTCAGGCACTGGGACACAGGACGCTGAATTATCTTGTCGTGAATCACATGGAGCCTGACCACGCCGGACTCATT from Synergistaceae bacterium encodes the following:
- a CDS encoding Smr/MutS family protein, whose product is MIISDSTAEILELGKNLLPFRERLRGGLGELILSSLKPAGDFDSLRERSKLLREWLDMTDHSGEFAFSAGLDAVSVMFPGAKRSGILSGEELLKVRAVLNCAKRIREGLAEVSKDYGAVDALRRSIGDFTPEIDALNVVEDSGRLSDNSSHRLSVIREELENLKRTGRRIAQKLLEDSDITNMLQERSLSWREGRFLMLVRQEYINRFPGLAVERSASGNSVYMEPKSLSRVNNDLIIKTKDEQDEEGLILLELTRKILSRENAIINAEKVIGTLDLLCVCDDLIRNKHWVIPELSAKKFFRLIDTRHPMLKDKAVPVSVSCGENFSTLVITGSNTGGKTVTLKTAGVMIALAWMGLPLPARDGTAIGTFDAIFEDIGDEQSIEQNLSTFSAHLQKIIHILREATDSSLVLLDELGAGTDPHEGAALGVAILETLKQKGCITLATTHHNPIKQYALTTEGVETASMEFDIQKLQPTYRLLMGIPGRSSALLIARRYGMPEEVLRLAQGELDSREVTAEDIMSELNERKAALDTAERQVHTAMKEAEDLKRAYQSRVKEIDTQRDKIMQAADRKAEKFISQAEETSKEIIRSVEESARDIARKGYNVKRRELKTLRGVIDKRHQKRTEREIQNSPKPFEPAPGVTAMVAGSGIVGIINEIRNGRAYMTAGPMSVDVPLSQLIATDKKAQVATPPADTTRLPRPETVPSSIMVRGMLVAEALPLVASYLDKAYRSNHSVVTVIHGRGEGILRREVHALLSRLNYVKSYRLGSEGEGGYGVTIVEFK